The following are encoded together in the Neofelis nebulosa isolate mNeoNeb1 chromosome 9, mNeoNeb1.pri, whole genome shotgun sequence genome:
- the MYL9 gene encoding myosin regulatory light polypeptide 9, with product MSSKRAKAKTTKKRPQRATSNVFAMFDQSQIQEFKEAFNMIDQNRDGFIDKEDLHDMLASLGKNPTDEYLEGMMSEAPGPINFTMFLTMFGEKLNGTDPEDVIRNAFACFDEEASGFIHEDHLRELLTTMGDRFTDEEVDEMYREAPIDKKGNFNYVEFTRILKHGAKDKDD from the exons ATGTCCAGCAAGCGAGCCAAGGCCAAAACCACCAAGAAGCGGCCACAGCGGGCCACATCTAATGTCTTTGCGATGTTTGACCAGTCCCAGATCCAGGAGTTTAAGGAGGCCTTCAATATGATTGACCAGAACCGAGATGGCTTCATTGACAAGGAGGACTTGCATGACATGCTGGCCTCGCTGG GGAAGAACCCCACAGATGAGTACCTTGAGGGCATGATGAGCGAGGCCCCGGGGCCCATCAACTTCACCATGTTTCTCACCATGTTTGGGGAGAAGCTGAACGGCACAGATCCTGAGGATGTGATCCGAAATGCCTTCGCCTGCTTCGACGAGGAGGCCTCAG gTTTTATTCACGAGGACCACCTACGGGAGCTGCTCACCACCATGGGCGACCGCTTCACAGATGAAGAAGTGGATGAGATGTACCGAGAGGCACCCATTGATAAGAAAGGCAACTTCAACTATGTGGAGTTCACCCGCATCCTCAAGCATGGGGCCAAGGACAAGGACGACTAG